A part of Oculatellaceae cyanobacterium genomic DNA contains:
- a CDS encoding class I SAM-dependent methyltransferase has translation MQDWEEIIKGSYSKDLKERKTWYSSAADAYNKARPRYPQELINRVVELTQLSSEAAILEIGCGPGNATVGFAQLGFKMVCIEPNQEFCQLAQQNCASYPNVEIKNTAFEDCQLENERFNAVLAATSIHWISPDVVYPKAADTLKDNGCLILLWNMTPQPHYEVYQDLKEVYQIYAPSFVRYEDRKTQEEILKGLGQIVINSGRFKDLVSEHIACEVTYSIDDYLLLLSSLSPYLALDEETRNDLFEGLREKIEKNYGGSIQISYLCAFQIAKKLK, from the coding sequence ATGCAAGACTGGGAAGAAATCATAAAAGGCTCTTATTCCAAAGACTTAAAAGAAAGAAAAACTTGGTATTCTTCTGCGGCAGATGCCTACAATAAAGCAAGACCCCGTTATCCTCAAGAATTGATTAATCGTGTTGTAGAGTTAACGCAACTTTCCTCGGAAGCAGCTATTCTTGAGATTGGATGTGGCCCTGGAAATGCAACTGTAGGATTTGCTCAATTAGGCTTTAAGATGGTTTGTATTGAGCCAAACCAAGAATTTTGTCAGTTAGCACAACAAAACTGTGCATCATATCCAAATGTAGAGATTAAAAATACTGCGTTTGAAGATTGTCAGCTAGAAAATGAGAGATTTAATGCCGTTTTAGCAGCTACTTCAATTCATTGGATTTCACCTGATGTTGTATATCCCAAAGCAGCCGATACTCTAAAAGATAATGGTTGCTTAATATTGTTGTGGAACATGACACCTCAACCTCATTATGAGGTTTACCAAGACTTGAAGGAAGTGTATCAAATTTATGCTCCCTCTTTTGTACGATATGAAGATAGGAAGACGCAGGAAGAAATCCTTAAAGGTTTAGGACAAATAGTTATTAATTCAGGTAGATTTAAAGATTTAGTTTCCGAACATATCGCCTGTGAAGTAACTTATAGTATTGATGATTATTTGCTGCTTTTAAGCAGTCTATCGCCATACTTAGCATTAGACGAAGAAACTAGGAATGATTTATTTGAAGGTTTGAGGGAAAAAATAGAAAAGAATTATGGCGGTAGTATTCAGATTTCATACCTCTGCGCTTTTCAAATTGCCAAAAAATTAAAATAA
- a CDS encoding mercuric reductase, which translates to MSNSDFQTVSVLPVDEYNQKLVSYVHPPNWVNPESADCYNLVVIGGGTAGLVVAAGAAGLGLGLKVALIEKHLMGGDCLNVGCVPSKSIIRSARVVGEIWEAKRFGVHVPREQVQVDFACVMERMRRIRANISPHDSAQRFQDIGVDVFLGSGRFVSGNTIEVGDQKLKFKKAVIATGARAAQPSIQGIEQAGYLTNETVFSLTERPQRLAVIGGGAIGCELAQTFRRFGCEVVLFHTGSHLLNKEDADAAEIIQNVFIHEGINLVLNSKITSVEKTTTGKKIYFTTNNNSEESITVDEILVGTGRSPNVENLNLEAVGVEYDRIHGVKVNDYLQTTNPNIYAAGDICMNWKFTHAADAAARIVIKNTLFSPFGLGRAKLSDLVMPWVTYTDPEIAHVGMYEHEAKEKGINVDTITIPLSSVDRAIADGEEVGFVKIHHPQGSDQILGATIVARHAGEMISEVTTAIVGKVGLNKLSGVIHPYPTQAEGIKKAADSYRRTLLTPTSKNFLGLLTKIS; encoded by the coding sequence ATGTCTAATTCAGACTTTCAGACTGTCTCAGTTCTGCCAGTGGATGAGTATAATCAAAAGTTGGTTTCCTATGTACATCCACCAAACTGGGTTAATCCTGAATCTGCTGATTGTTACAACTTGGTTGTGATTGGCGGTGGTACTGCTGGATTAGTTGTGGCAGCAGGTGCAGCAGGTTTAGGTTTAGGTTTGAAAGTCGCCTTGATTGAAAAGCATTTGATGGGTGGCGATTGTTTGAACGTTGGTTGCGTTCCTTCTAAGTCTATTATTCGCTCGGCGCGTGTTGTTGGTGAAATCTGGGAAGCAAAACGTTTTGGTGTTCATGTTCCCCGCGAACAGGTGCAAGTTGATTTTGCTTGTGTGATGGAAAGAATGCGGAGAATTAGGGCAAATATTAGTCCTCACGATTCTGCACAGAGATTTCAGGATATTGGAGTTGATGTTTTTTTGGGTAGTGGTCGTTTTGTTAGTGGTAATACAATTGAAGTAGGCGACCAAAAGCTTAAGTTTAAGAAAGCTGTGATTGCAACAGGAGCAAGAGCAGCGCAACCGTCAATTCAGGGAATTGAACAAGCAGGTTATCTGACTAATGAAACGGTATTTTCCCTCACAGAACGCCCTCAACGTCTAGCGGTAATCGGTGGTGGTGCGATTGGTTGCGAATTAGCTCAAACTTTCCGCCGTTTTGGGTGTGAGGTAGTTCTATTTCATACTGGTTCCCATCTTCTCAATAAAGAAGATGCGGACGCGGCGGAAATTATTCAAAATGTGTTTATCCATGAAGGCATCAATTTAGTCTTAAATTCTAAAATTACATCTGTAGAAAAAACTACTACAGGAAAAAAGATTTACTTTACTACAAATAATAATTCTGAGGAATCTATAACAGTAGATGAAATTTTAGTGGGTACGGGTAGAAGTCCCAACGTTGAAAATTTGAATTTAGAAGCTGTTGGGGTAGAGTACGATCGCATTCATGGGGTGAAGGTGAATGATTACTTGCAAACAACCAACCCGAATATTTATGCTGCTGGCGATATCTGCATGAATTGGAAGTTTACCCATGCTGCTGATGCTGCTGCGCGAATTGTGATTAAAAATACTTTATTTTCTCCCTTTGGTTTGGGACGAGCGAAACTAAGTGATTTAGTGATGCCTTGGGTAACGTATACTGATCCTGAGATTGCTCATGTGGGAATGTATGAGCATGAAGCTAAGGAAAAAGGGATTAATGTAGATACAATTACAATTCCTTTAAGTAGTGTAGATCGTGCGATCGCAGATGGTGAAGAGGTAGGATTTGTTAAAATCCATCATCCGCAAGGCTCAGATCAAATTTTAGGTGCAACTATTGTCGCACGTCATGCAGGCGAAATGATTTCAGAAGTAACGACAGCAATTGTCGGTAAGGTAGGTTTAAATAAACTTTCTGGCGTAATTCATCCTTATCCAACTCAAGCAGAAGGAATTAAAAAAGCCGCAGATAGTTATCGTCGCACATTGCTCACACCTACATCTAAAAATTTCTTAGGATTACTCACTAAAATTTCTTAA
- a CDS encoding TVP38/TMEM64 family protein, whose protein sequence is MLYQLLKQKFAATKWKYQLILIVVLASIITLVTTEPALAQEAVNTQDFNPQAILRNALQWIDSLGAIGAIAFIAIYIIATIAFFPGSILTLGAGVVFGVVLGSLYVFIGAIIGATAAFLVGRYLVRSWVDNKIAANHKFQAIDRGVAKEGLKIVLLTRLSPIFPFNLLNYAFGITGVSLKDFVIGSLGMIPGTIMYVYIGSLAGNIALIGTDSQPTNPTVQWAIRIIGFIATVFVTIYVSRIAKKALQDEIF, encoded by the coding sequence ATGCTCTATCAACTGCTTAAACAAAAATTTGCTGCCACTAAGTGGAAATATCAATTGATCCTGATAGTGGTGTTAGCATCTATTATCACCCTTGTAACCACTGAACCTGCTCTGGCACAAGAAGCCGTTAACACTCAAGATTTTAACCCGCAGGCAATTTTGCGTAATGCCTTACAGTGGATTGATAGTTTGGGGGCAATAGGTGCGATCGCATTCATTGCTATCTATATTATTGCTACCATTGCTTTCTTCCCTGGCTCAATTTTAACTCTCGGTGCTGGCGTGGTTTTTGGCGTAGTTTTAGGTTCACTCTACGTCTTTATTGGTGCAATAATCGGAGCAACTGCGGCTTTTTTGGTGGGTCGTTATTTAGTACGAAGTTGGGTAGATAATAAAATAGCAGCTAATCATAAATTTCAGGCTATAGATCGTGGTGTGGCTAAAGAAGGATTAAAAATTGTTTTATTAACCCGCTTATCTCCGATATTTCCCTTTAATTTATTAAACTACGCTTTTGGAATTACTGGAGTTTCTCTTAAAGATTTTGTAATTGGATCTTTAGGGATGATACCAGGCACAATTATGTATGTTTACATCGGTTCTTTAGCAGGAAATATTGCTCTAATTGGCACAGATTCTCAACCTACTAACCCTACTGTGCAATGGGCAATTCGGATAATTGGATTTATTGCTACAGTCTTTGTCACAATTTATGTTTCTCGGATAGCTAAAAAAGCTTTACAAGATGAAATTTTTTAG